Part of the Sciurus carolinensis chromosome 7, mSciCar1.2, whole genome shotgun sequence genome, CAAGTTTTCAAGATgcaaaagaatacataaaaatactcAAATGGTGAGAAGTACCCAAGTTGAATGAAATAAATTACAGGCAATCTTTTAGAGGAATTTTATTCCTGTGAGCTTTACTCTTCTGTTGATTTAATGTATTCTGGTGACCATTAAAACTGCACATTCTCAAGCTGACTAAAAATGCTTAATTAGAACATTCTCGAATGGTTTCTAGATGGTCACAGTCCAGGGATGATGAGACTTGGAGGCCCTCACAAGCCCTGAGGGCCAAGTCATAGATCACATTTCCTCTCTGCTGCCCTCACTTTTCTTGAAGTACAGCCACTTCCCCAGAGAGCCTCCTAATTGCTACAGACTCTGTTCCATTGTCACCAGAGCAACTTCTGCTCAGATGAAGATATAAGTTTTCATACTGAGATCTGGCATATCTGTGAGGCACCAAGTCTCCAGCCTGATGGTGTGAGCATCTGCCACCTGCTCTGTCTGCAGACTAGCGATGCTGCAGAGGTGTGGGCTAAGCCACAGGGGTAGCTAGTGGCCATGTGATGCCTGGCTGCTCTACAATCTCCTTACAGAAGCAAGAGATAAGTTACCTCCTGCAGAGCCTGGGCCAGCTGTTGCTTCAGGTCTTCTTCTCCTTGCTCTTTATCCAAACCCTGTAAagccaaaacaaaatgaaagtttttccTACAGAGAGGGGAAAAAGGGGCGGGGAGGGGAATCCAACAATGAGCAGAACCTATCAGCTAGAGTTTGCATCTGGAAATAACAGGGGTCAGTGAGCAGGTGGAAAATCCCTTCACTTTCACTTCAAGCTTTTTGGCAGTAAGGATTTGAACAGTTTTCTGCATAACACTGTGTACCTCAGGACTGTCAGCTTCAAGCCACCACTTGGGTGGTTCCAGAACACTCCATGCCTCCTTGGCTAATGCCAAGACACTGAAAAGGATATAAACTGAGAACTTCTGAGTCACCAAACACCTAAACTCAGACATAATCTCCCATGCTGGCACTCAAGATCTTTCATGTTTTTTCCCTAAATTCTGGCCACCCTGTCTCTTCATTCTGAGACcctaccactttttttttttttaattgtcaatagacctttattttatttatttacttatatgtggtactgaggatcaaacccagtgcctcacatgtgctaggcaagtgctctaccactgagccacaaccccagcccccataccCTACCACTTTTTGCCTGTAAACCACTCTTCCTGATCCCTGGCATGAGCTTCTGTTATATTTCCTCTGCCAGCCCACTCGGAAAATGCAAGTCTTCCACGATCTCATTAACCTATGTCCAGCTCCTTCCAAAAGAACCTCTGGGCTCTTTCTTCCTTAAGAATTACCTATGCATTTAGTTTGCCAACTTGAAATTGTTGTCTGGTCTAGAAGATTCACTGAAAACTGTTTTCccattatattatgtgcataatACATCTTGTCTCTTCAACAAGATGATTTACCTAATGATAAAAaccatttattaagcattttataCCCAGCAGAACTCCTCAGCACCAGGCATCACGGttactcaaaaaaacaaaaaataaaaacaacaacaaaaatctatggGAAGCAGTAGGATTAAACGAGCTTCTGAACAAGTAGCAAGGGTAGGATAAATCTCTAGGGCTGCATTGGCAGAGGGAACTGCAGCTAAGACAAAAGACAATATATACTTTGCTTTCAGCAATTAATACATGACCTGGAGAAATTCTCTAAACCAGTCTTTTTTACCTTTCTTTAACATTTTGCTAAATGAACAGGTTCTGCACCTATACCTTGAAGCATACAGAATGGCCACAAATATTATCAGTAACtcttgaggatgtagctcagtggtagtgcttacctagcatgtttgtgaagccctgagtttaatccccagcactgcaaaacaaaagagTAACTCTTATTTCTGAACATATTATCCCTCAAAGAGAGTTCTATGCTAGTGAAGGTCTGACATACTAAATAGGTAGAGAAAAATCACCACTTATTAATCTCAGGAACTAGTCTAGGCTAGATAAGGGAAACAAAAAGGTATACATATGCAATAGTATATACCCTAAAAAGAGCTTCTTAATCCATGGCCTTTGCTACTACTACCAGCTCaaagagaatttcagaaataAGCCAGTTGTTGTTCCTCGCCCCCAGCAAcctaagcaaaaaataaaagcttatccACTTCAGCTATGATTGGTCCTTCTTAGTTCTAAGTCAACAAGGGAGAATTCTTGACATTCAACGATACCTGAGCAAATGGGTGGGAGTAATATGTGGTTCCTGCCAGATGGGAACTGACATTTGGAGTAGGAATAGAATCAGGTTTGCCTAAAGCTTGTGCAAAAGCTTATCATCTAACCAAATGACTCGGGCATGGGAACACATTTAGTATTATTTTGACACCACCAAGACAGTCATCCCAGTAAAGGAAAGTAAGTGGCTTATCATACAACACAATAACAGTTCTGGTGTCACTGTCCTCTGAAGGCTGGCTGCTCgagatcaaaacaaaaatattttctgcttttctagCCTCCAACCTCTTAGGTTAGCTACACAGTGGACTCATCCTCAGAGCTAAGAAATTGTCAGGTACAAGGGCAGAGTAACCAACTGACCTATTGCCTTGGGGCTAAGTGATTTAGATTTGACCACTGAGCAAAGACAGATCTAAGTCATAAGGTCAACTGCTGGCTTAATTGGAGTGGAAATGTGGTTTTGTGGCATCCTGACCTTCACTCAACTTCTTCAATTGACAGTGGGTCTGAGATACCTTGCCTTGTATCCTGAGATGAGTTATGTTCTAGCTGGCTCTTTCAGTCATCTTACCCTATCTTGACACCCCAAGTCTGGCACCTGGTCAGCCTGCTCAAACTTTAATCCCTTTCTCAACCTCCTTCTCTTAAAGTTTTCCACTCCCAAACATTTGGTCTCTGGACCAGAAATAGACAGCTCTGGATAGAGGTTCACAAAGTACCAGCCCGCCCCATGGGCAGCCTTGCCTTCCCTTCAGTGTGGTACCTGGAGATGCTGTTCCTCTTCCTGGAAAGTCTTTTCTAGTTGCTCTACTCTTGCCTGCTGCTGAGCCTGCTCTGCATACAGCTGGGATTGTAAATCCTGCAGTTCCTGCtccattttcataattttctttgagttCCCCTTTTGGGTTTGCCTTTTCACATTCAGAACAGCTACTTGTTTTTCCTGCATCTGTGTTTTCAGCTTCAAAATCCTGGACATGGTCACCTTGAATAGCTCTAAGCTGCTCTGAGATGCTGAAGGATTTGAGGCTTTCTGCTTCTTTTGATGAAGCTCTATGACTTTGGGAGGGCCAGGGCAAATACTAGCCCCTGTGGTCTTCTCATGGGCTTCAAGAGAAGTCAACTTAGGATCCAAATATTCAGAGTGTTCACCTCTCCCATGTGACTTCACTGGCTGACCAGATTCACATGACACTTTACTtattttggatttcaaatttGAGGGGCCTTCAGCTGCAAGACCCTCTAATTCATCTAAACTAAATTTCCTTTTAGTTCTCAAGtccttatttttttcaatcttccGGTCACTCTTTGGAGCAAGATAGGGATACATCTTCTCCCAGTCTTCCTCAGTAACTTCATATTCATACTCTGCATTCTCCTTATTTTCCAGAGGCACCCCAAGCTGGATGTGGTCTCCCTTATGGATAAAATAAAGCTTTAATGGTTCCAGACGCTCTCTGTTCAACCAAACACCATTCAGActctggggaaaaggaaaaaaagatgaagtaaGTTTCAtggttttgcttttcttaatGAAATTTCTCACCTGCTGCTACAAAACCTTCTGCCTTTTAAGAACAAAAACCCTtgagaacaaatagaaaagaaaggtcCATAAACCACTGTCCTTAGAAATAGCATTCTTCAAACAGTGCTTTGGCTTTTTACCTATATTTCACATTCATGCCTCCACTGAGAACTGCCTGTAAAACAGGCAAGAATCACCTTATTATTGGTGGATGAATTGCTCAAACACATGCAACAGCACTAAAGGAAACTGAAATTGAATTGTTCCCATTGACCTAAACTGGAGGCAATAACCCAAGAATGGAAAAATTGCTATTAGTGAAGGAAGCATCATCCAATGGTAAAGTCAATGAGGCAGGTTTGGTCAGGAAAGTTGCTCAAGTACTGTCTCTGATGTGATCCCTCAACACAATGAATATGCAAAGCACTTCTCAATATgcataaaccaaaaaaaaaaaaaaaaaaaaaagaataccaataCTCTGTACTGGGGTCAAACTATAGGTGGGATCTGGCCCAATTAATACCAACAAAGGCCCATAGTGGTTAAGTGCTAGAGCTCTGGACCCAGACTTGGCTCATAGCCTGAATGCAACACCTTGGGTTTGTTAGTTATATGTCCTTTCagtaatttatttaacttctctgggaCTCAATTTtgtctgtaaaataggaatgGTAAAGTACTTATCTCATACGGTTCCTATAAGGAGCAAATAAGATAATGTgtataaaacattattatatgTGATTCACCTATAGTAAATGCTTGATGTTTACTTGTCTGGTTTTAATGAAGTCATAGTGTAAAGGTTAAGAATATggaaactggggctggggttttggctcagtggtagagtacttgcctagcatgtgtagggcactgggttcaaatctcagcaccacatttaaataaataaggttcatcgacaactaaaaaaaaaaacattaaaaataaaaaagaatacggATCCTGggtacatgtacaaatacataacaaatcccattattatgtacaactacaatggaccgatataattattaattgtcaattacaaataaaactttcaaaaaaaatatggaaccaggaggctggggatgtagctcagtgatagagtgcttatctagcacacataaggccgtgggttcaatcaccagcaccacatgcacacacaaaaggAGATGGACCCTGAAGTTGGATTGCCTGGGTTTATAATCTGTCTCTATCATTTAACAGTTGAACGACCTTGAGTCAATTTCTTACCTCCTTATGGACCAGTTACTTGCATCTATAAATTAGGGGATAACAGTCTCGCCCTCAAGATCTTTGTGTGAATTTAATGAGTTAACGTGTAGTTAGAAGAGTGCCTGGTACATGGCATTTTATCAATGTTCACTACTGTTGTATCCTGGCTCAGCTGATTTATCCAATTACTCCAATTCTATGCTCTGCATCCTACAAGGTGAATACATCAAGTTTAAAAGCAGAAGATatgaaatcaaaaattttttcttttggtactggggattaaatccaggggcactgagctacatcactaaattacatccccagtcttttttttttttttttgagacagggtctcactaagttgctgaagctggcttcaaacttgcaatccttctatcttagcctcccaaatcgctaggattacaggtgtgcatcaccacgccCATCTGAAAACTTTTAGCAATGACTACAGAAAGAACACCACAAGGGCACAAATAGGTGTGGGATTACGTGGCACAGTCTATAAACACAAGAGAATTTCATTTGAAGCTGGGTTAGCTAAAGGATGCTAAATGGAAATGATAGGTCCAAAAATAGATTTGAAACAAATGTAGGCTTTAGAGTTAACAGATATTGGTGGTCATTTTAACCCATATCAAGGACTTAACTTTAGGGGAGAGGCCAGAGATGAAACTCACTTATGAATTGAGACTAAGACCTATGTtgaggtttggggatgtggctcagtggtagaaggtttgcttagcatgtacaaggtgctgggttagatccccagcattGGAGGTGGGGGGAAAACTTATCTTTATACTAGCAACTACAGCTACTTACtttgaagtcagaaaaaaattcctgatCAACCCAAATATGACTGAGGGCTGTACCACAGGCACAAAGGATGAATTTGAAACAGAGAATGAATCTTAGCCCTGGTTTGGTATTAGACCTGTATTTCTGGTTTCATCTATATTATTTGGTTTGAacataatatgtgtgtgtgtgtgtatacacacataaataaaataaatactggtCTTAACCCATTTCCTTGGGCCTAACATGGCTCATCTGGCAACCTTCTCCTGTTCTTCTATTCAACCTAAGAAGTTATAGGGAATGATGATCAGTTCTGCTGACTCTGCATCAACACATAGGAAAATAACAAAGGATAGGGATGGAGCCAGAACAATCCAtttgagaacaattttagagcaTTAAGTCGATGTTAGATTACACGTAGGAAAAAGGTCTCAGGCAAAGTAATGTGATATAGGAGGCCACCTGATGCCAATGTGTAGAAATTTAAGAAAAGTCTTAGAGGCAAAGATAAAGTAGCATAAATAAGGTTATAGGAGCACCAGGTTAGAAGGAACAAGCAATCCTTAAGAAACTGGGGCAAACTTTTGAGCCCTCCACTAGATCCTCTGCATTAACCCATCTCCCACAGAGTTCTTTTGGTCTACAAAATAAGCTCTCAAAAATTTCCCAACACATTTTATCCTTGGATGCCTCTATGTTTAATCGTTCATCACTTCTTGGTGACACCTAGTGGTATAATTTGAACCACAGCTCTGAGTCATGTCTGTTCAAAAGGTgactagaaaataataaaaaaaagtaaataaaaactatgGCTGTGTAAGGACAATCAAGCACTGCCCAGGATAAAGCCATGAATACAACAGTTTAAATAAATCATGCACTGTTTAAGAATTTCCTAATGTTGGTTTTCATAATCACCAGCTTGAATAGTGTCCTCCAGCAGCAGCAAAATGATAACCAGAGGAAAAACCGCCTGAAGTCTTTCAGCCATCCTGCAGTCTCTTAGCCATCAAGGGCAAAAAAGATGGGATAAGCCACACCACCTTAGACTTGTACCCTCACCTGATGCTATTTTTAAACAGTTGTAAAGGAGAGTAAAAACATAATGCCCAAAGGCAATGTTTTCTTGAtgagtttggcttctttcactaagCATAATGCCTCTGAGATTTCTCCACGTTGCTGCATTATcaacgtgttttttttttttaattgccaagtAGTATTGAGTATATGAGTAACTAGAATTCATCCATTCCCTAgttgttttttccagtttttggtgTCTATGAATAACACCATTataacattcatgtacaagttgcTATGAGAACATAAATTTTTGTTAATCTTgggtaaatattttagaaaaaggaaagtagaTAGTGTACtatttaactctttaaaaaacaaacagcaaaatgTTTTTTGGAgtttggtttttctgttttgtttttaggtactggggattgaacccaggagtgctttaccactgagctacgtcccccaaatttttattttttcttttgagacagggcctcattaacttgctgaggctggcctcaaacttgccatcctcctgtctcagcttcctgagtcactgggattacaggtgtgtgccaccacacccagctatcaGGGTTTTTCAAAGTAGAGCTACTATTTTGTATTCCTACTTGCAACATATAAGAGTTCCAGTTACTCAGCATGCTCGTGatattgagttttattttagaaattctaaaaGGTGTGCATTGGTCAATATTTTTGTAAAGTCATTTTTagttggggatgtaattcagtgatagagcacttgcctagcatgcatgaggccctgagctACTATTTTGTATTCCTACTTGCAACATATAAGAGTTCCAGTTACTCAGCATGCTCGTGatattgagttttattttagaaattctaaaaGGTGTGCATTGGTCACACCTTTTAAGGCCCAATActcaaaaaaaatccaaatgagtaattaaataaataagtcttTAATAAAAGTACAACATACAGGCATAAAAGTGCACAAATCATAAATATACAACTAAATAGTCACAAagttaatatttcattataactatgagtttaaaaaaatgagttataAGCATCCCAGAGACTTCTGTCTGATATCTAGCCTCCAAAACCATTTACTATCCAGAACTCTGAGTCAGTCCATATCCATTTGCAGGCAAGGAAATAGAGGGAAGGCTTCCTACGGGAAGACTTGCTGTCCCAAAGGAGGTGAATCACAAGAAGATTGATGAGCCCACACTGCCTCCTGACTCCACTGGGCAGCAATGAACTCCACTGCCCAAGTATGTTAcctccactctttttttttggtaccaggaattgaactcagagagactttactgagccacatctccagcccttttttgagacagtatcttgttgagttggtgaggctggctctaaacttaggatcctcctgcttcagcctccccagctgctggggttacaggtgtgcaccactgtgccaggttaCCTTCACTCTTCTTAACTGTAACATCTCCATTTGCACTGCACATAGTGTATGGGTATTAAAGAGGTCATGGTATCAtaagtgggattttttttccatgtaaatcATCAAGTATAAGAAGAAACTATAGCTTCCTGTTTCCCAGCTGCCACTCGGTACGCAGTCTTGCTGTGCTGGGTTCCCACCAGTGTCCCACCTCACGGTGGGCCCAAGGCCACGGAGTCTTCCAGCCATGGACCGAAGCCTCCGAGATGGTTTTGAAGGATCTTTGGGGAGTTTGAATGGACATGGAAAGATGCCAACTTTTCAGACTAACATGCCTCTGTGAACTCTTGTGAACTCGCTCACGGCATCCGTGCTGAGGTTCAGTCAGTTACGTCCTCAACATTCAACATCCTGGCCTTACCTGGAGGATGGGGCTCGGGGTCTAAAgatgtagtttctcttgtgctggGCTAGCTCAGATGCGGGGTGAGGgcgcagagtcaagacccagactccaggagttgggtggaagcaggcttgtggcgagctgCCTATAAACTTGTTTACTGCGTGAACAGCTATACATtgtataggtttcttgcccaatcacaatgcgCCATGGGGGATCaaaccaccaggctcctatacgggttcccttggtaacactgagtcaatttgggggagTTGCATACTTTCCCAGGTGGCCAGAGCAGAACGCTCCTCTCCACGGGTTTTCCTGTCGGGCCTGAAagtgtgaaggttttccttacacacttgagacgttcactgctgccagccaagaactaggatttctcccaacataaAGGGAGAGGGTCTTTCTGGTCCTGAGAGCGCCAACCGTTTTGATCTCACACACTCACAAAAGCAATCGAAACCTCCACGAGGCACCACTTCACATGCATTATGGTTATTAAAACAATAACAGTGGAAAATGACCATTGCTGGAGGGGATGTGGAGAATTTGGAAcctcatgcattgttggtgggatgtAAAGCGATGCAGCCACGGTCGAGAGCAGCCTGCAGTTCTCCAAAATCCCATACAGAGTTATCATATGATCCTCACAATTCCATTGCAGGTATATCTCAAAAAGAACAGGAAACAGGAGCTCAAAGAGATACTTGCATGGTCAAGTTCacaacagcattattcataatagctaaaaggAAAATGACCCAAATGGGCAAACAAAATGGTGTGTGTGTCCACAGTAGAGTATTAATCAGCCATGAGAAGGATGGAAAGTCCAACACATGCTACAGCATGGATGAGccttgaggatattatgctaagtaagaCAAGCCAGGCCAGAAGGCCAAATATCGTAGGGTTCCATTCATATTAGGCACCTAAAGtatcaaattcatagaaacagaaaatagaattattgCCACTGCCTGGAAGAGGGGCAACTGGGGAGGTTTTGTGATGGGGTATAGAGTTTGCACGATAGTTTGAATGACATCCTGCAGAGGCCCATGTGtgaaaggcttggtctccagacTGTGGTGCTGCtagaaggtggtggaacctttaggggTCTGCCTGTGAAGAGGCTCTGGaacctggccccttcctctctctttgcttctccgCCATGATGAGGCAAGCAACTTCCTCTGTCCTGTGTTCCCGCTATGATGTACATCTTCACCTCAGGACTAAAAGCTACCTGAC contains:
- the Rnf8 gene encoding E3 ubiquitin-protein ligase RNF8 isoform X1, producing the protein MGEPASLVTEDHAGGRSWCLRRVGMNAEWLLLEDGREVTIGRGFGVTYQLVSKICPLMISRNHCVLKQNPEGQWTIMDNKSLNGVWLNRERLEPLKLYFIHKGDHIQLGVPLENKENAEYEYEVTEEDWEKMYPYLAPKSDRKIEKNKDLRTKRKFSLDELEGLAAEGPSNLKSKISKVSCESGQPVKSHGRGEHSEYLDPKLTSLEAHEKTTGASICPGPPKVIELHQKKQKASNPSASQSSLELFKVTMSRILKLKTQMQEKQVAVLNVKRQTQKGNSKKIMKMEQELQDLQSQLYAEQAQQQARVEQLEKTFQEEEQHLQGLDKEQGEEDLKQQLAQALQEHRVLMEELNRSKKDFETIIQAKNKELEQTKEEKEKVQAQKEEVLSHMNDVLENELQCIICSEYFIEAVTLNCAHSFCSYCINEWMKRKIECPICRKDIESKTHSLVLDNCINKMVDNLSSEVKERRIFLIRERKAKRLS
- the Rnf8 gene encoding E3 ubiquitin-protein ligase RNF8 isoform X2, encoding MGEPASLVTEDHAGGRSWCLRRVGMNAEWLLLEDGREVTIGRGFGVTYQLVSKICPLMISRNHCVLKQNPEGQWTIMDNKSLNGVWLNRERLEPLKLYFIHKGDHIQLGVPLENKENAEYEYEVTEEDWEKMYPYLAPKSDRKIEKNKDLRTKRKFSLDELEGLAAEGPSNLKSKISKVSCESGQPVKSHGRGEHSEYLDPKLTSLEAHEKTTGASICPGPPKVIELHQKKQKASNPSASQSSLELFKVTMSRILKLKTQMQEKQVAVLNVKRQTQKGNSKKIMKMEQELQDLQSQLYAEQAQQQARVEQLEKTFQEEEQHLQGLDKEQGEEDLKQQLAQALQEEEKEKVQAQKEEVLSHMNDVLENELQCIICSEYFIEAVTLNCAHSFCSYCINEWMKRKIECPICRKDIESKTHSLVLDNCINKMVDNLSSEVKERRIFLIRERKAKRLS